The following are encoded in a window of Candida dubliniensis CD36 chromosome 4, complete sequence genomic DNA:
- a CDS encoding monothiol glutaredoxin, putative (Similar to S. cerevisiae GRX3;~In S. cerevisiae: hydroperoxide and superoxide-radical responsive glutathione-dependent oxidoreductase; monothiol glutaredoxin subfamily member along with Grx4p and Grx5p; protects cells from oxidative damage), with protein MGVIEIESEQQFTELTKADPSKLIALYFHTPWAGPCKTMNQVFKTLADSKESDNSIIFLSINADELSEISEIFEVSAVPYFILIRNQTILKELSGADPKEFIQALNQFSNNSNSTSINNDNIQGSINNNSNNTTTTNTNNNNNNNNNINTTEVEESEEALNERLNKLTKAAPIMLFMKGSPSSPQCGFSRQLVAILREHQVRFGFFDILKDDSVRQGLKKFSDWPTFPQLYINGEFQGGLDIIKESIEDDEKFFEHALEA; from the coding sequence ATGGGagttattgaaattgaatcagAACAACAATTTACTGAATTGACTAAAGCCGATCCATCCAAATTGATTGCACTTTATTTCCATACACCATGGGCAGGACCTTGTAAAACCATGAATCAAGTATTCAAAACATTAGCTGATTCTAAAGAATCcgataattcaataatttttttaagtATAAATGCTGATGAATTACTGGAAATTAGTGAAATTTTTGAAGTTAGTGCCGTTCCTTATTTCATATTAATTCGTAATCAAACcatattgaaagaattatcaGGAGCTGATCCTAAAGAATTTATTCAAgcattaaatcaattttcaaataatagCAATAGTACCAgcattaataatgataatattcaaggatcaatcaataacaatagcaacaatacaaccaccaccaataccaataataataacaacaacaacaacaacattaatACTACTGAAGTGGAGGAATCAGAGGAAGCATTAAATGAAcgattaaataaattaactaAAGCAGCACCAATTATGTTATTTATGAAAGGATCTCCTTCTTCACCACAATGTGGATTTTCTCGTCAATTAGTAGCAATTTTAAGAGAACATCAAGTTagatttggatttttcgatattttaaaagatGATTCAGTTAGACAaggattgaaaaaatttagtGATTGGCCAACTTTCCCTcaattatatattaatgGTGAATTCCAAGGTGGTTTAGATATCATTAAAGAAAgtattgaagatgatgagAAATTTTTCGAACATGCTTTGGAAGcttga
- a CDS encoding Sfk1p orthologue, putative (Similar to S. cerevisiae SFK1;~In S. cerevisiae: believed to be involved in regulating levels of the essential phospholipid PI4P): MSSKPLIRFQVIHYYLIPIIALIVWWGMLIAMLSCWGAQGRPIYSFMNGKYQNPVYISDIGATNLQPLFISCTGFQAIFFVGTLIMGAYLRYKSGKIQPYISKHQPRLAIASIICATIGQLGILFVAIFNTKNFHPVHISMVGVFIAFCFLACVCDFAISFIFGTHPSKLDPVHDQVVFGTSKYANLYFVSFMMKLIWLFAAVAFAICFGIYMKTGQNSKSAVFEWLISFWYGLLLVMWSMDLLPSALRKYRFKHPDRYPRYVQYHGNINYNNNNNNKNKANDDYESQWMKDAREGNSFSEIDDNQTYVGNGGPMSPRVL; the protein is encoded by the coding sequence ATGTCATCAAAACCACTTATTCGTTTCCAAGTGATACATTATTATCTCATACCGATAATAGCACTAATAGTATGGTGGGGGATGTTAATTGCCATGTTATCATGTTGGGGTGCCCAAGGTAGACcaatttattcattcatgAATGGGAAATATCAAAATCCAGTATATATTTCCGATATTGGTGCCACTAATCTTCAACCATTATTTATCTCTTGTACTGGTTTCCAAgcaattttctttgttggGACATTAATTATGGGTGCTTATTTACGTTATAAATCAGGTAAAATCCAACCATATATTTCTAAACATCAACCACGTTTAGCCATTGCCAGTATAATTTGTGCTACTATTGGACAATTGGGGATTTTATTTGTTGCCATATTTAATACCAAAAATTTCCATCCAGTACATATTTCTATGGTTGGTGTGTTTATTGCCTTTTGTTTCTTAGCATGTGTTTGTGATTTTGCCATTTCTTTCATATTTGGTACTCATCCTTCTAAATTAGATCCAGTTCATGATCAAGTGGTATTTGGTACTTCTAAATACGccaatttatattttgtttcattcatgatgaaattaatatGGTTATTTGCTGCAGTAGCATTTGCCATTTGTTTTGGAATATACATGAAAACCGGTCAAAATTCTAAATCAGCAGTTTTTGAATGgttaatttcattttggtatggattattattggtaatgtGGTCAATGGATTTGTTGCCTAGTGCTTTAAGAAAATATAGATTTAAACATCCTGATAGGTATCCTCGTTATGTCCAATATCATggtaatatcaattataataataataataataataaaaataaagcCAACGACGATTATGAAAGTCAATGGATGAAAGATGCAAGAGAAGGTAATTCATTTTCAGAAATCGATGATAATCAGACTTATGTAGGAAATGGAGGTCCCATGTCTCCTAGAGTTTTATAG